Proteins encoded by one window of Desulfovibrio ferrophilus:
- a CDS encoding FliI/YscN family ATPase produces MTYGKVCKVVGLIAEGEGIKAPLGAVCELLPYGRSKEGVYAEVVGFRDGASLLMPYGEMRGVRPGTLIRNTSTPPLLPVGNQFLGRCVDAFGVPFDNNPPPIPDQYYPLYANPLNPLERPRITEPLDVGVRSINGLLTLGKGQRVGIMAGSGVGKSTLMGMMARYTKADVNVIALVGERGREVLEFIEKDLGPEGMARSVVICATSDHGPLVRMRAAYAASTMAEYFRDQGKDVLLMMDSVTRYAMASREVGLAAGEPPTTRGYTPSVFAQLPKLLERAGRSTKGTITGIYTVLVDGDDFNEPIADAVRSILDGHIVLTRDLADQGHYPAIDVLKSISRLRSDVTPPEALAPGQTFIRHLATYARVEDMVNIGAYNKGSNPEIDQAIKMHNPQKKYLQQSVEVGSDLNDSYQSLMNLIAPKPPPKNGQKK; encoded by the coding sequence GGGTCTATGCCGAGGTCGTGGGCTTCCGCGACGGCGCCAGCCTGCTGATGCCCTATGGCGAGATGCGCGGCGTGCGCCCCGGCACCCTGATTCGCAACACTTCCACCCCGCCACTGTTGCCTGTGGGCAACCAATTTCTGGGCCGTTGCGTGGACGCCTTCGGTGTCCCCTTTGACAACAACCCTCCCCCGATCCCCGATCAATATTATCCGCTCTACGCCAATCCCCTGAACCCGCTGGAACGCCCCCGCATCACGGAACCGCTGGATGTGGGCGTGCGCAGCATCAATGGCCTGCTCACCCTGGGCAAGGGCCAGCGCGTGGGTATCATGGCCGGTTCAGGCGTGGGTAAATCCACACTCATGGGCATGATGGCCCGCTACACCAAGGCCGACGTCAACGTCATTGCGCTGGTGGGCGAGCGTGGTCGAGAGGTGCTGGAATTCATCGAAAAGGATCTGGGGCCAGAGGGCATGGCCCGCTCGGTGGTGATCTGTGCCACCTCGGACCACGGGCCGCTGGTGCGCATGCGCGCGGCCTATGCGGCCTCGACCATGGCCGAATATTTCCGCGATCAGGGCAAGGACGTACTGCTCATGATGGACTCGGTCACGCGTTACGCCATGGCCTCTCGCGAGGTCGGTCTGGCTGCGGGCGAACCGCCCACCACGCGTGGCTACACTCCCTCCGTTTTCGCCCAGCTGCCCAAGCTGCTGGAGCGCGCAGGCCGCAGCACCAAGGGCACCATCACCGGCATCTATACCGTGCTGGTGGACGGTGACGATTTCAACGAGCCCATCGCCGATGCGGTGCGCTCCATTCTGGACGGACACATCGTGCTGACCCGTGACCTTGCCGACCAGGGCCACTACCCGGCCATCGATGTACTCAAGTCCATCAGCCGGCTGCGTTCGGACGTGACCCCGCCCGAGGCTTTGGCCCCGGGGCAGACCTTTATCCGCCATCTGGCCACCTATGCCCGGGTGGAAGACATGGTCAACATTGGAGCCTACAACAAGGGTTCCAACCCCGAGATCGATCAGGCCATCAAGATGCACAATCCTCAGAAAAAATACTTGCAGCAGTCCGTGGAAGTTGGCAGCGATCTGAACGACAGCTATCAGTCGTTGATGAACCTCATCGCCCCGAAGCCACCGCCCAAAAATGGACAGAAAAAATAA